TTTTACGGCGGAACCAGACACAGCTTCACCAATGCCGGGGCCGACGCGTTCGGAATGGAAGCATTGAAATACGACCCTAAGGCGGATCGCCGATCATGGGGGCACATGAAGCAGTTTTTCGAAGAGATTTTCGAAACGCCGTGAAACGGGGTGATTGAATTCCGGGAGCATCGTTCCTCTTACCCTCGTGCTTTGACTTTTCGTGCAGGCGGTTACCTGAAAAAATAGGGTATTCGCCTGATTCCTTTAACGGAAGATCCATGAGAACATTCGTATACTGCCCATGATCGAAAGTTCCCTTTCCGGTAAAGGAGGAGTGATTACCGATGATATGCGGCACGATGAGGCACGGGATCGGAAAAGCGGACATCTGTGAAAGCGTCGGCGTCGGCTCTGCGCATGCGTCTTTCAGCGATGGTTCGGATACGGGAAAAAGGATGTTCGAAGTGGGAGCGGCCCTTCTGGCCGCCCTCTCGCCTTACCAACGATCGAAAACCCTTTTGCCCGCCGCCAGCGAAGAGCGAACGCACTGGGACTACCGGCCGGGTCAAAGGATCGGTCTTCCACTCAAAGAAATGGAGAGCAGCCAGCAGAAGCGGGCGCTCTCGCTGCTCGCAAGCGGCATGAGCCGCGACGGCTACCGGAAAGCGCTCGCCATCATGAGTCACGAGAAGCTGCTGGGTGAAGTGGAAGGCGCAACTGGTTATCATGTCCGTGACCCCGATCTGTACTTCGTAGTTTTCTTCGGAGAGCCTTCCCTTGAATCCCCCTGGGCATGGAGGATGGAAGGCCACCATGTCTCGGTGAACTTTTTCGTCATGAACACCGGAGAGATCGCTCCCACACCGAATTTCCTGGGAGCGAATCC
This genomic interval from Deltaproteobacteria bacterium contains the following:
- a CDS encoding dienelactone hydrolase family protein, with translation FYGGTRHSFTNAGADAFGMEALKYDPKADRRSWGHMKQFFEEIFETP
- a CDS encoding DUF3500 domain-containing protein, whose product is MICGTMRHGIGKADICESVGVGSAHASFSDGSDTGKRMFEVGAALLAALSPYQRSKTLLPAASEERTHWDYRPGQRIGLPLKEMESSQQKRALSLLASGMSRDGYRKALAIMSHEKLLGEVEGATGYHVRDPDLYFVVFFGEPSLESPWAWRMEGHHVSVNFFVMNTGEIAPTPNFLGANPARVFNGPLAGLRILAAEEDLARGLVNSFEGNLRARALVDTEAPADIITEWKPRVKPDLPIGLPLAEMTADQRESLMNLVWLYVTRLPEDVADVQMNRIEKEGRGLIHFAWAGSTAPGEPHYYRMHGPRFLVEYDNTQNHANHIHTVWRDLTNDWGDDLLETHYARSHVTN